The window GGAAACATGACAATATGCCATGTCCATATCGGACGTGGCTTTTTATGTTTTTACGTATGTTTTAATAGAATGATTGGTGATGCCTCTCTTGAAAAGTGTTGGGAAACATTTTACAAGGAGGTTTTTTTATGTCTGGAAGAAGCCATGAAGAAGGATTAAAGGATTTAACATTATTAGGTAATCAAGGTACTCAATATTCATATGAATATGCACCCGAAGTACTGGAGGCAGTAGATAATCTTCATTCAAATCGAGATTATTTCGTCAAGTTTAATTGTCCAGAGTTCACTAGTTTATGTCCACTTACAAATCAGCCTGATTTTGCGACAATGTACATCTCATATATCCCGGATAAAAAAATTGTTGAGAGTAAATCACTAAAATTATATTTATTTAGTTTTAGAAATCATGGCGATTTCCACGAAGATTGCGTCAATATCATTATGAACGATTTAATTAAATTACTTGATCCAAGATATATCGAGGTTTGGGGGAAATTTACGCCACGTGGAGGGATCTCGATTGATCCATGGTGTAACTATGGGAAACCAGAAACTAAATACGAAGAAATAGCGAATTATCGTTTAATGAATCACGATCTTAATCCAGAAAAAATCGATAATCGATAATTTGAAAATCTTATCAATGAAGGAAGAGGTTTTAGCTACCCTCTTAAAAAAAACTAAGAAGAAAACAGCATTTTTCTTAGGGTGCTGTTTTTTTCGTTATAAGGGAGTTTTTACAGATGAAACAGGAAAAAGCAATTGTTGTGTTTAGTGGAGGTCAGGACAGTACCACTTGTTTGTTCTGGGCACAAGAACGTTTTGAAGAGGTTGAGGCAGTGACTTTTGATTATGGTCAAAGGCATCTTCTTGAAATTGAATGTGCAAAGGAGATAGCAGCGGAACTTGGTGTCACGCATCACATTCTTGATATGTCGCTCCTGAATCAGCTTGCTCCGAATGCATTGACACGACAAGACATCGAAGTAAAAGACGGAGAAGGTGGCGGGCTTCCATCGACTTTTGTGCCTGGCCGGAATTTGCTGTTTCTTTCATTTGCGGGAGTTTTGGCGAGCCAAGTTGGAGCCAAGCATATCGTAACTGGTGTTTGTGAAACGGATTTTAGCGGATATCCGGATTGCCGGGATATTTTTATAAAATCCTTGAATGTAACGTTAAATTTATCTATGGACGATTCCTTTGTGATTGATACACCGTTAATGTGGCTGAATAAGGCACAGACATGGGAGCTTGCTGATCAGCTTGGGGCGCTTGAGTTCGTTCGGCAAAGAACGTTAACTTGTTATAACGGTGTCATAGCAGATGGTTGTGGTGAATGCCCCGCGTGTAAACTGCGAAAAAAAGGGCTTGATGAGTATTTAAGCTTCAGAAAGGAGTCTTAAGGCATGTTTCATTTTAAAATTGTCGAGAAGCTCCAAAAAATAGATGAAGATATTCAAAGGAATCAATTGAACTATCATGCAAAACGTGTTCTCGTGAGCAAGGAATTTACCTTTGATGCAGCCCATCATTTACATGATTATGAGGGGAAATGCAAAAATTTGCATGGCCATACGTATCGTGCTGTATTAGGGTTGAGTGGATACACAAATGAACGCGGTTTGATGATTGACTTTGGTGATATAAAAGAAATTTGGAAACAAAAAATAGAAATTTTTTTGGATCATCGTTATTTAAATGAAACGCTTCCACTGATGAATACAACGGCAGAGAACATTGTAGTCTGGATTTATGAAAAGTTAGCGGAAGCCTTGCTTGATGAACAACGATATAACGGGGCGCGTGTAGAGTTTATCAGACTGTATGAGACTCCGACAAGCTATGCTGAAGCGCGACGGGAGTGGATGGAAGTTGAGTAAGGTACCCGTTATCGAGATTTTTGGACCGACCATTCAAGGCGAGGGTATGGTAGTTGGACAGAAGACGATGTTTGTGCGGACTGCTGGCTGTGACTATTCCTGTTCCTGGTGCGATTCATCGTTTACATGGGATGGCAGCGGAAAGCATCTGATTGTCCAAATGACAGCAGATGAGATTTGGTCTGAGTTGGAACGACTCGGAGGCAGTGGTTTTTCATTTGTCACAATTTCGGGCGGCAATCCTGCACTCCTTCGAAATTTGGAAGCGCTCATTGCTATTTTAAAAGAAAACGACATAAAGGTCGGAGTAGAGACACAGGGAAGCAGATGGCAACAATGGCTATATGATATCGATGAACTGACGATTTCACCCAAGCCTCCTAGTTCCAGAATGATCACAGACTATACATTACTATCTGATATCCTCGGAAAACTTCAAAATCGAAACCGTAATCAGCATATATCCCTCAAAATAGTCGTTTTTAATGAAGAGGATTATGATTATGCGAAGCAAATTCACCTTCGATATCCGACGATTCCTTTTTATCTTCAAGTCGGTAATGATGATATTACGACGACTGATAATTCGCTGCTGATTAGCCATTTATTGGAGAAGTACCAAGCGCTAATTGACAGGGTGATTGAAGATGAGGAATTAAGGGATGTCAAAGTACTGCCACAGTTGCATGCCCTTGTTTGGGGAAATAAAAGAGGTGTATAGTGGGCAGCTTCAAAACGGACTCTAAATTTACTTGAGGAGTAACATCATGAGAATATTATTTTATTTATTATCTATTGTCATTGCTAATGTGGTGACGGCAGCATTTGCGCCATTACAGTTTGGCATGTTTATTGTTCCGATGGGGACTCTGTTGATTGGGGCGACCTTTATTTTCCGGGATCTTGTGCAAAATAAATATGGTAGAGCAAAGACGTATTTGTTTATTATTACTGCGCTAATCTTATCCGCAGTGGTTTCATTCATACTCGGGGATACACTATTGATTGTGGTGGCATCGGCACTTTCATTTGTTGTCGCTGAAACCGCCGATACAGAAATCTATACCCGATTAAAACTACCAATGGCTTGGCGTGTGTTCTACAGCGGAATTGTTGGAGGATTTCTGGATTCCGTTATTTTCGTAGTAATTGGCTTGAGTCCGCTTGGAGCCAATATGCTGCCTTGGGAAGCAATACCAGCCGCCATTTTGGGACAAATTATTGTGAAGACGATTATTCAAATGTTAGGTGCACTAATTTTAAATCAAGTTCGTGTAATTCAGGAAAAACGTCTTATTTTAGAATGATTTTTTGGCTCTTTTTCAAAATATGTACTTGACCGGATATTCCACTACGAGCGCTAGCTTTTTTGCGGGCGTGAGCTAAAGTATAGGCTATTTTTGCCTATACTTTTTTGATGCGCCCAACATGAATGGAATCTACAGAGCAAATCTCTGATCGCCATTGTTTTTCCGACATTCATGTTTTTTATTCTTCACTAAAAGTTGGTGATGAACCATACTTTCACATAAAATAAAAAATCCTATCATTTTTATCTACCTTCTTATCTGAATTTGTGTTAACTTATTATTTATCTAGGTTAACTTAAATTCGAAAGAATAGGAGGAAACAATATAAAGTTGTAACAGGTTAATTATGTGTAAGGTATTGATAAATATAATGGAGGAATATATTATGCGAAAGTTTTCTGCATATGATCTTGCTCAGATTTCACTACTTGCTTGTCTTATTATCATTGCAGGAATGTTTAAAATCCCAACAGGTATTCCTGGTTCAGAATTTCAATTATCAGCTCCGATTGCAGTTGCGATTGCAGCGACATTCGGGTTTAAACGATATTTTCTTGCGGGGATCATTGCCAGCTTGAGTTTATTTTTACTAGGGATACACTCAATCTTAAATGTTGAAATCTCATTAATTTTTCGATTGACTGTTGGCCTAATCATTGTTTTATTTGGGACTTCAATTCCTGTACTTGTTGTGGCAGGTCCAATTGGAACAACGATTGCTAGATTTGGTTTGGCTTTTACGTTAGGGACGCATTTTTTACCGTTATTAGTTTTGGCGATTCCAGGCATGGTGATTACGGCTATTTGTGTTTATCCCATAACGAAAATATTACATACAATTAATAGGAAAGTAGCAGGTAATAATCATGTTAGAAACGTGTTATAGTATTCGAATGCGTGCGGCTGAAAGAAGTCCTGAACTAGGGGAAAAGCATGTATCTGGTGGCGAACGGATAGGAAGTAAATCTCAGATAGAGCCAATTGTTACACAGTTATTGAATAAAGCAAGCAATCATACACGAGGAGATGCTGACTTTATTCAAATTACTGTTGAGAAAATATCAAATGATCAGATACGGTATATGCTACCGTTAGAAATTACGACAGTTGAAACTACTTCAATTAGAAAAGCACATGGTGAAGCGAGAAGGATACTAGCATCTGTAGGTGTTTCGGAACATGCGCTTGATGTTGCTTTTCAGCTACTTAGCGGTAATCAAAATCTCCGAGGGGCCATCATCCTCAATAGTAAAACTGGCATACGGCTTGACGAGCGGGGGCTTAAAGGTGTTCGTGTATCACGAATCGATTGGCAAGATGTTAGTGTAAACCTTAATGAGCGTGTCCGTGAAGCGCTAGCGCTGGCGTCGAAAGTAGCAAATTCTCCGTTCACGATTGCAGAATTATGTTGGTCCGATGATCCAGATTATGTGACTGGATATGTCAGTAATCATGATTTAGGTTATGTCAGAATTTCTCCGTTAAAAAAGGAAGGCTGTGAGAGCGGAGGACGTATTTTTTTTGTATCAGATGAAGTCGAACTAGAGACATATATAAACTATTTAGAAATAGTACCAGTTCTCATTAGGAGGGATTAAAAAATGGATCATTGGTTTCAACAGGAACTACAGTTAATAGAAGAAAAAGGATTGAAAAGGAAGTTACGGTCGTTTTCAACTGGCAATGAGAGCGAGGTAATGATGAATGGTAAGAAATTCTTGCTTTTTTCATCTAATAACTATTTAGGTCTTGCAACAGATAGTCGTGTGAAAAAAAAAGCATCTGGGGGCATAAAAAAATATGGGACCGGGACCGGTGGTTCGAGATTAACAACCGGAAATTTTGTCATTCATGAACAGCTTGAAAGCGAAATTGCGGTATTGAAAGAAACAGAGGCTGCGATTGTTTTTAGCAGTGGTTTTTTAGCGAATATTGGTGTGATTTCGAGTGTGATGAAGGAAGGAGATATTATATTTTCTGATGCATGGAATCATGCAAGTATCATAGATGGTTGTCGTCTTAGTAAAGCAAACACAATTGTTTATGAACATGCGGATATGGAGGATTTAGAGCGTAAATTGAAGCAATCACATGGGAATGGAAAGAAGTTAATCGTGACGGACGGCGTTTTTAGTATGGATGGTGATATCGCTCCGCTTCCAGAAATTGTTGCACTAGCTAAGGAATATAATGCTAACATAATGGTTGATGATGCACATGCGACAGGTGTATTAGGAAATGAAGGTCGTGGTACTGCTGATTATTTTGGTTTGAAAGATGAGATTGACTTTATAGTAGGCACGTTAAGTAAAGCAATTGGTGCAGAGGGTGGCTTTGTGGCGACGTCGTCACTTGCAAAGCAATATTTACTTAATACAGCCAGATCATTTATTTTCCAAACAGGTTTATCTCCAAGTGCGATTGAAGCAGCACGAGAAGGGATTTTGATTATTCAGAATGAGCCTGAACGTAGAATTCAATTGTTGAATAATGCGCAGTATTTACGTTTAAAATTGGGGGAATATGGTTTTGTAATTGGGCAAGGTGACACACCCATTATATCTCTCCTTGTTGGTAATTCTCATAAAGCTATGCAATTTTCTGAGAAACTTATGGATGAAGGTATCTTTATTCCAGCAATTCGCCCTCCAACTGTGCCGAAAGGGTCAAGCCGTTTGCGGATTACAGTGATGGCTACACATACAATGGAGCAGCTCGATATGGTCATAAATAAAATTAAGAAAATAGGAAAAGAAATATGTCTTGTGTAAAGTGTGTTAAAAGCAAGTTTTTCTGTAGTATGTTTAGTCAGCTTTTAAAGCGGAAAATTAACTTATTTAACAAGGAGAATGTCATATAAATCAACATAACTTAGTCTGAAAAAGTAAGGATTGCTCCGCTTGTAAGGAGAGTAACTGTTTAGCAATAGAAGAAAGGCGAATCATTTACAAGAATCGATATGAAAAATTGTAGACCCTGAAGGAAATACCGTTGCTCCTAATGATGTAGTATAGGACCGAACAAGATGAAGGATACTACAAAAAAGGGGAAAGTTAGTTAAAAACAGGGCTGATTCTACACGTTTTGTAGATCAAGCCCTGTTTTTACTATACCTTATTTATCAACACTTTCTTGGAGGAGGGGGGATGTTAATTATTTTATTGTGGATATTTTTCTAAATCTCCACTCGCACGATTAACCATCGCTGCCATTTGCGCTCTTTTAACAAAATCGTTAGGATAAAATCCGCCGTCTTCTTTACCTTTAATAATTCCATGACTACTTAGTTTTAAAATATCTGAGTACGCCCAATGTCCTTTTTGTACATCATAAAAAGGGTATTCATTCGTATTATCTAATGGGTAATCTAGTATTCTCGATAATATTGCTGATAATTGAGCTCTTGTAATTCGAGAATTTGGTTCAAATACGTTTGGTTTCGTTCCATTAACAATATTATACTGATGTGCTAGTTCAATAGCCTGTTTTGCCCAATGGTCAGTAGGAACATCTGTAAAATAATTGGCGACCGTTTCGTTTTTGTCATGTAAACCTATCGCGTTTGTAAGGATAGTAACAGCTTGTGCCCTTGTTAGATCACCATTAGGGTCAAAAGTGTATTCATTTTTTCCACTTATCCATCCCTTTCTATAAAGAAACATAATATCATTTTCAGCCCAATGATTTTCTGAATCTATAAAATTATGCTCTCCATTCGCCCAAGACGAATAAAATTTCCATATTCCGTTATCTGCTTGCGTTAAATCCCAACTACCAGTTCCTCTTAAATTGTATTTCTCTACTAATCTTAATTTATATTTTAAAGATAAATCATTTTCATACCAAATTGTGTAATTGCCCGTTGTAAGTTTTTTACCACCAATATAAGTTGGTGAATCGCTTTCTCTAACTGTGAATTTAGCATAAGCTGATTTTGAGGTATTATCAAAATAGAGTTTTCCTTTATGATGATTAACTATGCTTTTTACAGATTTATTAGCTACACCATATCCACCTAATTCCACGTCATCGTTCCAAATTCGACCGTAAAATGGTAAGCCTAAAACTACTTTCTTTGAATCAACACCTTGATTTAATAAAGATTTAATAGAATTTTCAACAAATGATAAACTAGCGACAGGACCTACTGGACCACCATTCCAACTTTCATCATAGGCCATTAACATTAGGTAATCACTATATTCACTTAGTTTTAAATAATCATAAGAACCATGCCATCCTACCGTCCATCCATTTGGATTTGCAGCAACTGCTATAGATATTGTTTTATCATTAGGCATTTTTTCATTTAATAATCGTATGAAATCTGTAAATACTTCTTTATCGGTATAGTTTAAATTCTCAATATCAATATCTATTCCATCTAAGTTATTTTTTACTACAGAATCTACTAATTGAGTAGATAAAACTTCTCTATTTTTCATAGCAGTTTGCCCTAATTTTCGATCGAAATGATTGGAAATAAACGGAACGACTTTTAATCCTCTAGCGTGTAATCCTTGTATTAAACTTTTATCAATTGAAGATTTTAAACTACCGTCAGCGTTTAATTCATAGAATAGAGGCGTAGCCGTATTTAACGCACCTAAAGTCATATCTATATTGTTTAAATAGGAGCTAGAAGTTCCACCATATAAATAAGTCATATGTATGTCATTTACTGAGGCATCAGCACTAAATGGAGAGGTAAATAATGACGTTAACAGAGCGGGGATTAGAAAATATTTTTTTAATTTATTACTCATACCTTGCTTCCTTCCTAATAAAATAGATTTTAGCTACTTAATTATCTATTATTTGGATCAACTATATCAATTATAAAAATATGGTTTAATTGAGTTATTTAGGTTCATCACCAAAACTCGTGGCTTATTTTCCAAAATTCAATAATTTTACATTTGACTATAGAAGGAAAGTGAAAACTCACGTATCGTAATAGTTGACTAGACAAACCGCGAATGAATTGTTGGTATTTTAATTCTAGACCAAACCCAAACATTATAGTTAAAAGCCCTAGAAGATTTCCATTTATGCAAATAAAACGAGCATTCGTAAAAAATCATCGAATGACCACCAACCTGAATAATTACTCGTTGTTATATAAGGTAAGTCCCCAAGATATGCAAAAATCCAAATATTTGTGCCAAGAGCAACAGAGAAAAAGCATTTTTACAGCAGTCAAATGTTCTTTCTGACACGTGTCATATACTCGTTACTTTTTAAAGTAAGGAACTGTTGATGAACGGATAATCACCCTAAAATAAATTAACGAAACATCAACGGTAAGATTGACAAAGCTTATAAGAAAAGAGCGGGGTATTTTAAAATCTTACTTTAAACAATTTTAAGCCTCTTTAATGCTTCAGGTGGATGGCACAGATTTTGACTGGAGTCTACATGACCGTTTTTACTCCAAATGCTATCAACATTACACCGGTAGATTTTTGGAAGATTAGTTGGAATTTAGGCTTTTTCAACCACTTTTTCATATGATGGATTAGATAAACCAAGACCATAAACCATCCTACCGCTATTAAAGTAAGGATTAGTCCTAATCCAATCAATTGTTGATTTGTATTCCCATTAAGATCAATGAATTGTGGCATAAAGGTTATGTAGACCAAAACCGTCTTAGGGTTAAGAAAATTACTAATGGCACCTTGTAAATAGGACTCTTTATAATGGTAGTGAAATGACTGGTCAACAGCACACTGATTTTCTCCCTGAACAGCTTCTAGTGAAAGTGTACTTTTCGTAAAAAATGCTCGTACACCTAAGTAAAATAAATATGTAGCTCCCAAATACTTAATGACATGGAAAAGAAATAGTGACTGAACAATGGCAACTGATAAACCGAAAACGGCAATAACAGTCCAAAACATAAGACCTGTTGCCATCCCGAGTATCGTAAAACGTCCGGCTTTTGCTCCGTGGCTAAGTGTATTTTTCATAATAAGTACCGTGTCTGTACCGGGCAACATAGACATCATAAGGGCCATTAAGATATATGCTAGTAAGTTATCCATCTTACTCCTCCTCGTTCATTTAAAGATCTTGTACCCTGATTACTTCACAAAGGGAAGCTTCCAGTTAACCAGTCTACTTCTTGTCCCCAGAGTGGTTCACTGTTACCAACTAACTCAAAGAGTAAATCTTCCAAGTGTTACGCTTAGAACAGCTGCTGTGTTGGCAATCAACGATAAATATTCCTCAATAACAAGCACACATTTTGTCCTGAAATTACTTATCGTGTTTCTCCTCCATTTTCAAAAATCCTCATATATTGTTTCGGTGTTAACCCAACCTGTCTTTTAAAGAATTTAGTCAAGTGACTTTGATCACTAAATCCTGTTAAAAAAGTTACTTCAATGGGTTTAATACCTTGTTCCAAAAGCTTTTTCGCATGATTCACTCGAGTTGTTTCCAAGTAGCTGTTAGGGGAGATGCCCATTTTTTTTGTGAATGTTCTTAGTAAGTGATATTTACTCCATCCAACCAAGGTGCTTAGATCATTAAGCGTAATCGTTTTTGTATAATTTTCCTCAAGATAAATACACACGGTTTTAATCTCGTGAGAGGTTTCAGAAGCTGCTGGAAGGATTGTCAAGTCAGAATATGTCTGAATGAGCTCTTCCAATAAGTACAAAAACAGTTCTTCTTTCTTCAGTTCATTCTCATCCTGCGAAATTTTTAGATGAAGTTCTCTTAAATTGGCGACAAGCTCGCTATGGTATAAAACATTTTGGTTGAAACATGGTAGGCATTCGTTACCATTGATTCCAAAAACCATTTTTTTCATGGTTTCCAGTGTCACATTGATGCACCGGTAATCCAGTGTTTTCCCATCTATCTGCTCGCAACTGTGAGTATCGTATGGGTTAAACAACAATAAGTCCCCTGGGTTAATAATGTATTCTTCACCTTTACATACCAAATAACGTTGACCTTCTTCAATAAATCCAATCACATAATATTCATGAAAGTGCGCAGGAAACTTCTGCATGATTCCTTTAAATCGATAAGCTTCGATGTTTAAATCAGAATCAAGATAAACCGTACGGATTTCATTTAACATCAAGGTACCTCCTTTACTGTAATGACTATTCTAAAAATATCATTTATTGAAATGATTTTCTTGTACGATATTGCGCCTAACTTGCATAACAATTACTATTTATTAAATAATTGCTAGAAATAAAAACACCTATTTAGCTGAAAATACAGTAATCAACTACTCAAGGGAAGGCTGGATGTTACGACTGACCAAGGTACAACGAAAAATGCAACAACAATAAAACGATCCCACTGAGTTATTCAATGGGATCATTTTTATTATCGTTCATGAGTGATTATGACGGATTCGTAATAAATGGGTATTTTTCAAATTAATTACAAGAATACGCTAAAATAGCGGAAGATGGGAATGAAGCGAATGTGAAATTCGGCCATATAATGCCAGTAGTATTACCAGTAACGCTTGCAGAAATGACAAACATTAAAAATAGCTGTCCATTCCTTAAAAGAACAATTGTCCATCTACCATCACAACCAACTGCAAATGTTGTTGGACCTTGTGCTTGTAACATACTTTGCGCCTGTGAAGGATTTTGACTTAAAAATTGAAATCTATTAATCATGTTTTGAGACGGGGCTGGTGGGTTTCTTTGCCCCCCTTGACCAGGTCTAGGTGTTCCGCCCGGCATCCCACCCGGAAATCCACCTGGGAATCCGCCCGGCACCCCACCTGGGAATCCACCCGGGAATCCGCCTGGCATTCCGCCTGGGAATCCGCCTGGCATTCCGCCTGGGAATCCACCCGGCATCCCACCCGGAAATCCACCTGGGAATCCGCCCGGCACCCCACCTGGGAATCCACCCGGGAATCCGCCTGGCATTCCGCCTGGGAATCCACCCGGCATTCCGCCTGGGAATCCACCCGGCATCCCTCCTGGCATTCCGCCCGGCATTCCACCTGGGAATCTGCCTGGCATCCCTCCTGGTAACCCACCTGGCATTCCACCCGGCATCCCGCCTGGCATCCCTCCTGGGAACCCGCCTGGCATTCCGCCTGGCATTCCGCCTGGCATTCCGCCTGGCAATCTGCCCGGCATTCCGCCTGGCATCCCTCCTGGGAATCCACCTGGCATGCCACCGGGAAATCCTCCTGGGAAATTAACCATTTTATCGCTCCTTCTTTTGAGATATAAACTAGGTTATGATAACACCTCTAAATAGGAATGGTTAAATAACCCGATTATTAAAAGTAAGAAATTTTATTCGGATTATTATAGTCAGGAAAATGGAAATGCGTAAAAGAAGCTTTGGTTATTTTGATGTTTTTGAGGAACGTTTGAAGATGTTCTAGGAAACTTATAAGAAATGGATGAAGATGAGTGGACAAAGAACCTAGTAGGGAATTCTACTTAGTTCGTTTTAGGGCTGAAAATTTTATACAGTCTGTTTAAGTAATGAATAAGCTGTCGTTTTAATGTTTCGACATTTCATTTGCTAGTGTCCATACGTTTTCAATAGAAAAAATATGAAAGCATTTTGATGTTCTTTAACCATCAAGCTATTAGTGATACGATAAAAAGAATAGAAAATTGCAAGGTGGGGGAAATTTCATGTTCCTAGAAAAACTGAAGAATGACTTAAACCAAAATCAAGCCCTTTTTATAGGAGAGGAAACAGCTTATCGTTCAGCGATATTGATTCCATTAGTTCAAGTAGATGAAGAATGGCATATTCTTTTTGAAGTTCGTTCATTGACAATGAGAAAACAGCCAGGTGATATAAGTTTTCCTGGTGGTCGAATCGACGCATCAGATCCATCACCATTGGCAGCAGCTGTACGAGAAACAACTGAAGAATTAGGAATTGACCCTAAAACGATTCATATTGTCGGGCAATTAAGTCCTTATATTGCTTCTTCTTCATTTGTCATCTACCCATTTGTTGCAACCATTGACTACAATCAAATTCGTCATGCTTACAACAAAGAAGAAGTGGAAGAGGTATTTACGGTACCACTTCAATGGTTATTCAATTATGAGCCTTATATGCATTTAGTATCTGTGGAACCAGTGCCTTCCCTCGACTTTCCTTTTGATAAAATTATGAATGGTTCACAATATCAATGGAGAACTCGTGCAATGGAGGAATGGTTTTTTGATTTTGATAAGTATACAATTTGGGGCTTAACAGCTAGGATATTAAAACATTTTTTGGAAATCATAAAATAAGTAAAGGAAGAGACTTTTTTTGATTTAGAAAGGAATATGTTATTCTATCAATAGATACATTAATTTTGATATATAAACATAATTTGGAGGGTTTACCTTGGAAAAAGAAATTAACTTTTTAGTAGATATGTATAGAGATTCGTATTTCCCGGATTTT of the Lysinibacillus fusiformis genome contains:
- the queF gene encoding preQ(1) synthase; translation: MSGRSHEEGLKDLTLLGNQGTQYSYEYAPEVLEAVDNLHSNRDYFVKFNCPEFTSLCPLTNQPDFATMYISYIPDKKIVESKSLKLYLFSFRNHGDFHEDCVNIIMNDLIKLLDPRYIEVWGKFTPRGGISIDPWCNYGKPETKYEEIANYRLMNHDLNPEKIDNR
- the queC gene encoding 7-cyano-7-deazaguanine synthase QueC, translating into MKQEKAIVVFSGGQDSTTCLFWAQERFEEVEAVTFDYGQRHLLEIECAKEIAAELGVTHHILDMSLLNQLAPNALTRQDIEVKDGEGGGLPSTFVPGRNLLFLSFAGVLASQVGAKHIVTGVCETDFSGYPDCRDIFIKSLNVTLNLSMDDSFVIDTPLMWLNKAQTWELADQLGALEFVRQRTLTCYNGVIADGCGECPACKLRKKGLDEYLSFRKES
- the queD gene encoding 6-carboxytetrahydropterin synthase QueD, giving the protein MFHFKIVEKLQKIDEDIQRNQLNYHAKRVLVSKEFTFDAAHHLHDYEGKCKNLHGHTYRAVLGLSGYTNERGLMIDFGDIKEIWKQKIEIFLDHRYLNETLPLMNTTAENIVVWIYEKLAEALLDEQRYNGARVEFIRLYETPTSYAEARREWMEVE
- the queE gene encoding 7-carboxy-7-deazaguanine synthase QueE, which gives rise to MSKVPVIEIFGPTIQGEGMVVGQKTMFVRTAGCDYSCSWCDSSFTWDGSGKHLIVQMTADEIWSELERLGGSGFSFVTISGGNPALLRNLEALIAILKENDIKVGVETQGSRWQQWLYDIDELTISPKPPSSRMITDYTLLSDILGKLQNRNRNQHISLKIVVFNEEDYDYAKQIHLRYPTIPFYLQVGNDDITTTDNSLLISHLLEKYQALIDRVIEDEELRDVKVLPQLHALVWGNKRGV
- a CDS encoding VUT family protein, producing MRILFYLLSIVIANVVTAAFAPLQFGMFIVPMGTLLIGATFIFRDLVQNKYGRAKTYLFIITALILSAVVSFILGDTLLIVVASALSFVVAETADTEIYTRLKLPMAWRVFYSGIVGGFLDSVIFVVIGLSPLGANMLPWEAIPAAILGQIIVKTIIQMLGALILNQVRVIQEKRLILE
- the bioW gene encoding 6-carboxyhexanoate--CoA ligase, translated to MLETCYSIRMRAAERSPELGEKHVSGGERIGSKSQIEPIVTQLLNKASNHTRGDADFIQITVEKISNDQIRYMLPLEITTVETTSIRKAHGEARRILASVGVSEHALDVAFQLLSGNQNLRGAIILNSKTGIRLDERGLKGVRVSRIDWQDVSVNLNERVREALALASKVANSPFTIAELCWSDDPDYVTGYVSNHDLGYVRISPLKKEGCESGGRIFFVSDEVELETYINYLEIVPVLIRRD
- the bioF gene encoding 8-amino-7-oxononanoate synthase, with translation MDHWFQQELQLIEEKGLKRKLRSFSTGNESEVMMNGKKFLLFSSNNYLGLATDSRVKKKASGGIKKYGTGTGGSRLTTGNFVIHEQLESEIAVLKETEAAIVFSSGFLANIGVISSVMKEGDIIFSDAWNHASIIDGCRLSKANTIVYEHADMEDLERKLKQSHGNGKKLIVTDGVFSMDGDIAPLPEIVALAKEYNANIMVDDAHATGVLGNEGRGTADYFGLKDEIDFIVGTLSKAIGAEGGFVATSSLAKQYLLNTARSFIFQTGLSPSAIEAAREGILIIQNEPERRIQLLNNAQYLRLKLGEYGFVIGQGDTPIISLLVGNSHKAMQFSEKLMDEGIFIPAIRPPTVPKGSSRLRITVMATHTMEQLDMVINKIKKIGKEICLV
- a CDS encoding glycosyl hydrolase family 18 protein; amino-acid sequence: MSNKLKKYFLIPALLTSLFTSPFSADASVNDIHMTYLYGGTSSSYLNNIDMTLGALNTATPLFYELNADGSLKSSIDKSLIQGLHARGLKVVPFISNHFDRKLGQTAMKNREVLSTQLVDSVVKNNLDGIDIDIENLNYTDKEVFTDFIRLLNEKMPNDKTISIAVAANPNGWTVGWHGSYDYLKLSEYSDYLMLMAYDESWNGGPVGPVASLSFVENSIKSLLNQGVDSKKVVLGLPFYGRIWNDDVELGGYGVANKSVKSIVNHHKGKLYFDNTSKSAYAKFTVRESDSPTYIGGKKLTTGNYTIWYENDLSLKYKLRLVEKYNLRGTGSWDLTQADNGIWKFYSSWANGEHNFIDSENHWAENDIMFLYRKGWISGKNEYTFDPNGDLTRAQAVTILTNAIGLHDKNETVANYFTDVPTDHWAKQAIELAHQYNIVNGTKPNVFEPNSRITRAQLSAILSRILDYPLDNTNEYPFYDVQKGHWAYSDILKLSSHGIIKGKEDGGFYPNDFVKRAQMAAMVNRASGDLEKYPQ
- a CDS encoding LysE family translocator, which gives rise to MDNLLAYILMALMMSMLPGTDTVLIMKNTLSHGAKAGRFTILGMATGLMFWTVIAVFGLSVAIVQSLFLFHVIKYLGATYLFYLGVRAFFTKSTLSLEAVQGENQCAVDQSFHYHYKESYLQGAISNFLNPKTVLVYITFMPQFIDLNGNTNQQLIGLGLILTLIAVGWFMVLVYLIHHMKKWLKKPKFQLIFQKSTGVMLIAFGVKTVM
- a CDS encoding AraC family ligand binding domain-containing protein, which produces MLNEIRTVYLDSDLNIEAYRFKGIMQKFPAHFHEYYVIGFIEEGQRYLVCKGEEYIINPGDLLLFNPYDTHSCEQIDGKTLDYRCINVTLETMKKMVFGINGNECLPCFNQNVLYHSELVANLRELHLKISQDENELKKEELFLYLLEELIQTYSDLTILPAASETSHEIKTVCIYLEENYTKTITLNDLSTLVGWSKYHLLRTFTKKMGISPNSYLETTRVNHAKKLLEQGIKPIEVTFLTGFSDQSHLTKFFKRQVGLTPKQYMRIFENGGETR